Proteins from one Arthrobacter sp. Soc17.1.1.1 genomic window:
- a CDS encoding FecCD family ABC transporter permease, which yields MRLATAAAVVVVLFAVDVLLGSYTVTIPDFFRILGGADIPGASFIVLENKLPRAVIGLLIGVAFGIAGSVFQTMLRNPLASPDIIGISYGASAAAVTVIVLFGAAGAAVSVSALLGALMVAAAIYLVSRRGGVAGYRLILVGIGFAAVLHAVVSFLITRTDLRTASEAVLWLGGSLNSSTWDRATVLVGALVVLLPAAAVLARSLRGLELGDDAAAGLGIRVEASRLGLMATAVALAAVATAAAGPVASVAFLSGPIARRLLGNRPSLAMAALVGAVIVLGADFVAANLVPGTSLPVGIVTGALGAPFLLWLLATANRSGQGG from the coding sequence CTGCGGCTGGCCACGGCTGCCGCCGTCGTCGTGGTGCTGTTCGCCGTGGACGTGCTCCTCGGCTCCTACACCGTGACCATCCCCGACTTCTTCCGGATCCTCGGCGGCGCGGACATCCCGGGGGCGAGCTTCATCGTCCTGGAGAACAAGCTGCCGCGGGCCGTGATCGGGCTCCTCATCGGTGTGGCGTTCGGCATCGCCGGGTCCGTCTTCCAGACGATGCTGCGCAACCCCCTGGCGAGTCCCGACATCATCGGCATCAGCTACGGCGCGAGTGCGGCCGCGGTGACGGTGATCGTGCTGTTCGGTGCCGCGGGCGCCGCCGTGTCCGTCTCGGCGCTGCTCGGCGCGCTGATGGTCGCGGCCGCGATCTACCTCGTCTCGCGCCGCGGGGGAGTGGCCGGGTACCGGCTCATCCTCGTGGGGATCGGGTTCGCCGCGGTGCTGCACGCCGTGGTGAGTTTCCTCATCACCCGCACGGACCTGCGGACGGCGAGCGAGGCCGTGCTGTGGCTCGGCGGTTCGCTCAACTCCAGCACCTGGGACCGCGCCACCGTGCTGGTCGGCGCGCTCGTGGTGCTGCTGCCCGCAGCTGCGGTCCTCGCGCGCAGCCTCCGCGGCCTGGAACTGGGCGACGACGCCGCCGCGGGGCTCGGGATCCGCGTCGAGGCGTCCCGTCTGGGGCTGATGGCCACCGCTGTGGCCCTCGCTGCCGTCGCGACCGCCGCCGCCGGCCCCGTGGCCTCCGTGGCGTTCCTGTCCGGGCCGATCGCCCGCCGCCTGCTCGGCAACCGACCGTCGCTGGCCATGGCGGCCCTCGTCGGCGCGGTCATCGTGCTCGGCGCGGACTTCGTCGCCGCGAACCTCGTGCCCGGGACGTCGCTGCCGGTCGGCATCGTCACGGGCGCCCTCGGCGCGCCGTTCCTGCTGTGGCTGCTCGCCACCGCCAACCGCTCCGGCCAGGGAGGCTGA
- a CDS encoding FecCD family ABC transporter permease, with protein sequence MAVQATSLRPGPAGDRPARRRASTSRTLAKLVLTVLVLLVACLASLTIGARSVGLGTMLDAVTAFDPSNGDHAVVLSRVPRTVVGLLVGAALATAGAALQGVARNPLADPGILGINAGASLAVVLGIYVLGLGSASGYIWCAFAGAGAAALLVYAVASLGREGATPVKLALAGAALAAGLGSLTNAVLVSSQETLDAFRFWQVGTLSGRGWDVIGAVAPFLLGGLVLTLATGKVLNSLALGDDVARGLGQNVNLARGVTALGVVVLCGAATAAAGPIAFVGLVIPHAVRLVVGADYRWILPFSALLGPVLLLGADVLGRVVLPPGEVQVGIMTAVVGAPFFIWLVRRRRMAQL encoded by the coding sequence ATGGCAGTCCAGGCCACCTCCCTGCGCCCTGGTCCTGCCGGTGATCGCCCCGCCCGTCGTCGGGCGTCGACCTCCCGGACCCTCGCGAAGCTCGTCCTCACGGTGCTGGTGCTGCTCGTGGCGTGCCTCGCCTCCCTCACCATCGGGGCACGCTCGGTCGGTCTGGGCACCATGCTCGACGCCGTCACGGCGTTCGACCCGTCCAACGGCGATCACGCCGTGGTGCTCTCCCGCGTGCCGCGCACCGTCGTCGGACTGCTCGTCGGCGCCGCACTCGCCACCGCCGGCGCCGCGCTGCAGGGTGTGGCCCGCAACCCGCTGGCGGACCCGGGCATCCTCGGCATCAACGCGGGTGCGTCCCTCGCCGTCGTCCTCGGCATCTACGTCCTCGGCCTCGGCAGTGCCTCCGGGTACATCTGGTGCGCGTTCGCCGGCGCCGGCGCCGCGGCGCTCCTGGTCTACGCCGTGGCGAGCCTCGGCCGGGAGGGCGCCACGCCGGTCAAGCTCGCCCTGGCGGGTGCCGCCCTCGCCGCAGGCCTCGGGAGCCTCACCAACGCCGTCCTCGTCTCGAGCCAGGAGACGCTCGACGCGTTCCGCTTCTGGCAGGTCGGCACGCTGTCCGGGCGCGGCTGGGACGTGATCGGCGCCGTCGCGCCCTTCCTCCTCGGTGGACTCGTCCTGACGCTCGCCACGGGCAAGGTCCTCAACAGCCTGGCTCTCGGCGACGACGTGGCCCGCGGCCTCGGGCAGAACGTGAACCTGGCCCGCGGCGTCACGGCCCTCGGGGTCGTGGTCCTGTGCGGTGCGGCCACGGCGGCGGCCGGACCGATCGCGTTCGTGGGCCTCGTCATTCCGCACGCGGTGCGGCTCGTCGTCGGCGCCGACTACCGCTGGATCCTGCCCTTCTCGGCGCTCCTCGGACCGGTGCTGCTGCTCGGCGCGGACGTCCTCGGCCGCGTGGTCCTGCCGCCCGGCGAGGTGCAGGTGGGCATCATGACCGCCGTCGTAGGAGCGCCCTTCTTCATCTGGCTCGTGCGGCGCCGGCGGATGGCCCAGCTGTGA
- a CDS encoding glutathione S-transferase family protein, which produces MTDTEQADTSEHSTKGSYVTGGKEFTRDTQYIETRITRDAADGFPVEAGRYRLIAARACPWANRTIIVRRLLGLEDAISLGTPGPTHDSRSWTFDLDPDGRDPVLGIERLQEAFFKRDPDYSRGITVPAIVDTTTGAVVTNNFPQITLDFSSEWKDFHREGAPDLYPEALREEIDTVNRRVFTEVNNGVYRCGFAGSQEAYDAAYDRLFTALDWLEERLTTQRFLVGDTITEADVRLFTTLVRFDPVYHGHFKCNRNKLSEMPALWGYARDLFQTPGFGDTVDFEQIKQHYYIVHEDINPTGIVPKGPDLTGWTTAHGREALGGRPFGNGTPPVAA; this is translated from the coding sequence ATGACCGACACCGAGCAGGCCGACACGTCCGAGCACAGCACCAAGGGGTCCTACGTGACCGGTGGCAAGGAGTTCACGCGGGACACGCAGTACATCGAGACCCGGATCACGCGCGACGCCGCCGACGGCTTCCCCGTCGAGGCCGGACGCTACCGGCTCATCGCCGCCCGGGCCTGCCCCTGGGCGAACCGGACCATCATCGTCCGGCGGCTCCTGGGGCTCGAGGACGCGATCTCCCTCGGCACTCCCGGCCCCACCCATGACAGCCGTTCGTGGACGTTCGACCTCGACCCCGACGGTCGTGATCCCGTGCTCGGCATCGAGCGGCTCCAGGAGGCCTTCTTCAAGCGGGACCCGGACTACTCCCGTGGCATCACCGTGCCGGCGATCGTGGACACCACCACCGGCGCCGTGGTCACCAACAACTTCCCCCAGATCACCCTCGACTTCTCGAGCGAGTGGAAGGACTTCCACCGCGAGGGTGCACCCGACCTCTACCCCGAGGCCCTGCGCGAGGAGATCGACACCGTGAACCGGCGCGTCTTCACGGAGGTCAACAACGGCGTGTACCGGTGCGGCTTCGCGGGGTCGCAGGAAGCGTACGACGCCGCCTACGACCGCCTCTTCACCGCCCTGGACTGGCTGGAGGAGCGGCTGACCACGCAGCGCTTCCTGGTCGGCGACACCATCACGGAGGCCGATGTGCGCCTCTTCACCACGCTCGTGCGCTTCGACCCCGTCTACCACGGCCACTTCAAGTGCAACCGGAACAAGCTGAGCGAGATGCCGGCGCTGTGGGGGTATGCGCGCGATCTCTTCCAGACACCGGGCTTCGGGGACACCGTGGACTTCGAGCAGATCAAGCAGCACTACTACATCGTCCACGAGGACATCAATCCCACGGGGATCGTGCCCAAGGGCCCGGACCTCACGGGGTGGACGACCGCGCATGGCAGGGAGGCGCTGGGCGGTCGGCCCTTCGGGAACGGCACCCCGCCGGTCGCCGCGTAG
- a CDS encoding YihY/virulence factor BrkB family protein: MSSNSRVRSEPQSNAAQKAQNAPDPNDPRKPDDPKDVKKPAWKYVFKRSVNEFGKDQCTDLAAALTYYAVLAIFPGILALLSLLGLFGQAQNTTNQVLEIIGQFAPPETLETIRPTIEGLASNQAAGLTFVIGLLGAIWSASGYVNAFSRAMNRVYEVEEGRGFIKLRPQMLLITVIVLVLIVAMGLMLVLSGPVAEAVGNTIGLGGTALVIWNIAKWPVMVLFAVLMIAVLYYGAPNVKQPKFRWMSLGGFIALIVLALTTAAFSLYVANFGSYDKTYGAIAGVIVLLLWIWLANISLLFGVEFDAEMERGRQLQGGIEAEETIQLPPRDSKAAEKKAEKHLKLVREGRELREKYGRESARR, encoded by the coding sequence GTGAGCAGCAACAGCAGGGTGCGCAGCGAGCCGCAGAGCAACGCGGCGCAGAAAGCCCAGAATGCGCCCGATCCGAACGATCCCCGCAAGCCGGACGATCCGAAGGACGTCAAGAAGCCGGCCTGGAAGTACGTGTTCAAGCGCTCCGTCAACGAGTTCGGCAAGGACCAGTGCACCGACCTCGCGGCCGCGCTGACGTACTACGCCGTCCTCGCGATCTTTCCCGGCATCCTCGCCCTGCTCTCCCTCCTGGGGCTCTTCGGGCAGGCGCAGAACACCACGAACCAGGTCCTGGAGATCATCGGCCAGTTCGCCCCGCCGGAGACGCTCGAGACGATCCGGCCCACCATCGAGGGGCTCGCCTCGAACCAGGCCGCGGGCCTCACATTCGTCATCGGCCTCCTCGGCGCCATCTGGTCGGCCTCGGGGTATGTCAACGCGTTCTCCCGCGCCATGAACCGCGTCTACGAGGTGGAGGAGGGCCGCGGCTTCATCAAGCTGCGCCCCCAGATGCTGCTCATCACGGTCATCGTCCTCGTGCTCATCGTGGCGATGGGCCTGATGCTCGTGCTGTCCGGCCCCGTCGCCGAGGCCGTCGGCAACACCATCGGCCTGGGCGGCACCGCCCTGGTCATCTGGAACATCGCCAAGTGGCCCGTCATGGTCCTCTTCGCCGTCCTCATGATCGCCGTGCTGTACTACGGTGCCCCCAACGTCAAGCAGCCCAAGTTCCGCTGGATGAGCCTGGGCGGTTTCATCGCCCTGATCGTCCTGGCGCTCACCACGGCGGCGTTCTCCCTCTACGTGGCCAACTTCGGCAGCTACGACAAGACCTACGGTGCCATTGCCGGCGTGATCGTCCTGCTCCTGTGGATCTGGCTCGCCAACATCTCGCTGCTGTTCGGCGTCGAGTTCGACGCCGAGATGGAGCGCGGACGCCAGCTGCAGGGTGGCATCGAGGCGGAGGAGACCATCCAGCTGCCGCCGCGCGACAGCAAGGCCGCCGAGAAGAAGGCCGAGAAGCACCTCAAGCTCGTCCGGGAAGGGCGAGAGCTCCGCGAGAAGTACGGGCGGGAATCCGCCCGGCGGTAG
- a CDS encoding NAD-dependent epimerase/dehydratase family protein translates to MRIAVIGATGNVGTAVLSRLRRAADDREAIQRSGYDTSTDTGGITVTAIARTVPDTSQPPYDGVDWHAIDIGTDEGRDALTLALAGVDAVIHLAWAIQPNRDEAAMHRTNVTGTANALAAAGAAGVRQFVCASSVGAYSPADKTTRKDESWPTGGIDSSHYSRHKAEQERLLDAFERDHPEIPVARLRPGLIFQAPAGSEIGRYFLGPLVPRVLLGGLPLPLVPIPASFVFQAVHADDVAEAYWRVVARRASGAFNIAAEPELTPERVADLLDARRVIGLPVRLLRWIVGASWALGLQRTDPGWIDMASQSPVMDTSRARDVLGWEARHSSREAMAEVLAGLRAGRGHGGSPKLYPRSDG, encoded by the coding sequence ATGCGTATCGCAGTCATCGGCGCCACCGGAAATGTCGGCACGGCGGTCCTCTCCCGGCTCCGGCGGGCCGCCGACGACCGGGAGGCGATCCAGCGTTCCGGCTATGACACCTCCACGGACACCGGCGGCATCACGGTCACCGCGATCGCCCGCACGGTGCCGGACACGTCCCAGCCCCCGTACGACGGCGTGGACTGGCACGCGATCGACATCGGCACGGACGAGGGCCGGGACGCGCTGACCCTCGCCCTCGCCGGCGTCGACGCCGTCATCCACCTGGCGTGGGCCATCCAGCCGAACCGCGACGAGGCGGCCATGCACAGGACCAACGTCACCGGCACGGCCAACGCGCTCGCCGCGGCCGGCGCCGCAGGCGTGCGCCAGTTCGTCTGCGCCTCCTCGGTCGGCGCCTACTCCCCCGCGGACAAGACGACGCGGAAGGACGAGTCCTGGCCCACCGGAGGGATCGACTCCTCGCACTACAGCCGCCACAAGGCCGAACAGGAGCGGCTGCTCGACGCGTTCGAGCGCGACCACCCCGAGATCCCGGTGGCACGGCTCCGGCCCGGGCTGATCTTCCAGGCCCCGGCCGGCAGCGAGATAGGCCGCTACTTCCTGGGTCCGCTCGTGCCCAGGGTGCTCCTCGGCGGGCTGCCGCTGCCCCTCGTGCCCATCCCGGCGTCCTTCGTCTTCCAGGCGGTGCACGCCGACGACGTCGCGGAGGCCTACTGGCGTGTCGTCGCGCGCCGGGCCTCGGGCGCCTTCAACATCGCCGCCGAACCCGAGCTCACCCCGGAGCGTGTCGCCGATCTGCTGGACGCGCGCCGGGTCATCGGCCTCCCGGTGCGCCTGCTGCGGTGGATCGTCGGCGCGAGCTGGGCCCTGGGTCTCCAGCGCACGGATCCGGGCTGGATCGACATGGCGTCGCAGAGTCCGGTGATGGACACCTCGAGGGCGCGGGACGTCCTCGGCTGGGAGGCCCGGCACTCCTCGCGGGAGGCCATGGCGGAGGTCCTGGCGGGTCTGCGCGCGGGCAGGGGCCACGGCGGTTCGCCGAAGCTGTACCCGCGATCGGACGGATAG
- a CDS encoding sensor histidine kinase gives MGDRRMQVVARTLVSLPPVSLHALFALLLAAAAIFGRHTNLESSGLALVWPAAGINFLWGLWASRTRRDLAVALTATLPLLAVVNLATGLSPALALAVAVGSMAQTAVAASLFRRLVPGVTVRSVGDYLRLGGVAVAACSVGALFIVAGSALDGMAEPLAAFIPWLVRHAVSLTALGSLGIVLASNLRARADGDVPPPLTGARRAEYALLVLVSVVLYTATFGTAAALPIAYITIPAHMWAGLRLRAGWAMLHGLLSGAFLVFFTLAGLGPFQELGPMTGAYVAQSFMFIAFSLSAVLALSMDERRRLIASLYRATEEARTAAELRDLVIGRMNDGVLVAGPDRRLIFQNGASERWLGPGTARPGEIWRRDYEVTTPRGEPVTDEDNPLTLALQGIVTERMDIDLTHRTGEVTHLSVDAVPLPGGRGAVLVMRNVTGERLYQRDLGRFASVVAHDLLTPLTVFDGWLELLEDPDLPPAERQASIERLQRASLRMRTLIRNLLAYSLAKEERLTASRIDVGGLVEGIIDLRTALPGTQLPDVAFTVDAPDPVYADERLFLQLMENLVGNAMKYGRTDGTGEVTVTTGPDASTGQTLVHVRDNGIGVPEGDLERVFEEFHRSENGLGQATGTGLGLAICRRIAEAHGGSISVRNVEEGGAEFTVSLPGSPEQLPEGIPLVSAEHTPRVSAP, from the coding sequence ATGGGTGACAGGCGCATGCAGGTGGTCGCGCGGACACTGGTGTCGCTTCCTCCCGTGTCCCTCCACGCACTGTTCGCCCTCCTGCTCGCCGCGGCCGCGATCTTCGGCCGCCACACCAACCTCGAGTCCTCGGGGCTCGCGCTCGTCTGGCCCGCCGCGGGCATCAACTTCCTCTGGGGTCTCTGGGCCTCCCGTACCCGCCGCGACCTCGCCGTGGCCCTCACTGCGACCCTGCCCCTCCTGGCCGTCGTCAACCTGGCCACCGGCCTGAGCCCGGCGCTGGCGCTCGCGGTCGCGGTCGGGAGCATGGCGCAGACGGCCGTGGCCGCCTCCCTCTTCCGGCGACTCGTGCCGGGCGTCACCGTCCGGTCCGTGGGCGACTACCTCCGGCTCGGCGGGGTGGCCGTCGCCGCCTGCTCTGTGGGCGCGCTGTTCATCGTCGCCGGCAGCGCGCTCGACGGCATGGCCGAGCCCTTGGCGGCCTTCATCCCCTGGCTGGTCCGTCACGCCGTGTCCCTGACCGCGCTCGGGTCCCTCGGCATCGTCCTCGCCTCGAACCTCAGGGCCCGGGCGGACGGCGATGTGCCTCCGCCGCTCACCGGGGCGCGCCGCGCCGAGTATGCCCTCCTCGTCCTCGTCTCGGTGGTCCTGTACACCGCGACCTTCGGGACCGCCGCGGCCCTGCCGATCGCCTACATCACCATCCCGGCCCACATGTGGGCCGGCCTCCGGCTCCGCGCGGGGTGGGCCATGCTGCACGGGCTCCTGAGCGGCGCCTTCCTCGTCTTCTTCACCCTCGCGGGCCTCGGGCCCTTCCAGGAGCTGGGCCCCATGACCGGCGCCTACGTGGCGCAGTCCTTCATGTTCATCGCCTTCTCGCTCTCGGCGGTCCTCGCCCTCAGCATGGACGAGCGTCGCCGGCTGATCGCCAGCCTGTACCGCGCCACGGAGGAGGCCAGGACGGCCGCGGAGCTCCGGGACCTCGTGATCGGCAGGATGAACGACGGCGTCCTCGTCGCCGGTCCGGACCGGCGCCTGATCTTCCAGAACGGGGCGAGCGAGCGCTGGCTGGGTCCGGGCACCGCACGGCCCGGGGAGATCTGGCGGCGCGACTACGAGGTCACCACCCCTCGGGGGGAGCCCGTGACCGACGAGGACAACCCCCTGACCCTTGCGCTGCAGGGGATCGTCACCGAGCGCATGGACATCGATCTCACGCATCGCACGGGCGAGGTCACGCACCTGTCGGTCGACGCCGTCCCCCTCCCCGGTGGACGCGGTGCGGTGCTCGTGATGCGCAACGTGACGGGGGAGCGCCTGTACCAGCGCGATCTCGGGCGCTTCGCGTCCGTCGTCGCCCACGACCTCCTGACGCCGCTCACGGTGTTCGACGGGTGGCTCGAACTGCTCGAGGACCCGGATCTCCCGCCCGCCGAGAGGCAGGCCAGCATCGAACGGCTCCAGCGGGCGAGCCTGCGCATGAGGACCCTCATCCGCAACCTGCTGGCCTACAGCCTCGCCAAGGAGGAGCGGCTCACCGCGTCGAGGATCGACGTCGGCGGGCTGGTCGAGGGCATCATCGACCTCCGCACCGCGCTGCCGGGGACACAGCTCCCCGATGTCGCCTTCACCGTGGACGCGCCCGATCCCGTCTACGCCGACGAGCGGCTGTTCCTGCAGCTCATGGAGAACCTCGTGGGCAACGCCATGAAGTACGGGAGGACGGACGGTACGGGCGAGGTGACCGTGACGACGGGTCCCGACGCGTCGACCGGGCAGACGCTGGTCCACGTGCGGGACAACGGGATCGGGGTCCCCGAGGGGGATCTCGAGCGGGTCTTCGAGGAGTTCCACCGCTCCGAGAACGGGCTCGGGCAGGCCACGGGCACCGGCCTGGGGCTGGCCATCTGCCGCCGCATCGCGGAGGCCCATGGCGGTTCCATCAGCGTCCGGAACGTCGAGGAGGGCGGCGCGGAGTTCACGGTCAGCCTGCCGGGGTCGCCGGAGCAGCTGCCGGAGGGCATCCCGCTGGTGAGTGCCGAGCACACCCCCCGCGTCTCGGCGCCCTGA
- a CDS encoding DUF7793 family protein encodes MPGHAGERSRYTLTDDGDFLRLRWAAGVVIEADDVRSTTAAVTAASPAGKRPLLVNIGLVEAITLAARHLLIEDTCSLRTGVVGVDEVGKVLTAFNYRSATPSRYFTDEAEAIAWLTGKADGGEATSRDAARPSPFRARMEDGILVVEWDRGTSVTTDAAESLVAAAAALNPLRRPPMLALNNDMVSLTREALDVFAERLGVCALAIVGAEGDRTIARYYKQLHAPPYPTRFFASTAAALRWLARMDTSSGGTA; translated from the coding sequence ATGCCTGGGCACGCTGGGGAGCGGTCGCGCTACACACTGACGGATGACGGCGATTTTCTGCGCCTGCGCTGGGCCGCGGGCGTCGTCATCGAGGCGGACGACGTCCGCTCGACGACGGCCGCCGTGACGGCGGCGTCGCCCGCCGGCAAGCGCCCCCTCCTGGTGAACATCGGACTGGTCGAGGCGATCACCCTGGCTGCCCGGCACCTGCTCATCGAGGACACCTGCTCGCTGCGCACGGGGGTGGTGGGCGTGGACGAGGTGGGCAAGGTGCTCACGGCCTTCAACTACCGGTCGGCGACGCCGAGCAGGTACTTCACCGACGAGGCCGAGGCGATCGCGTGGTTGACCGGGAAGGCCGACGGTGGGGAGGCCACCAGCCGGGACGCCGCCCGTCCGAGCCCGTTCCGGGCCCGCATGGAGGACGGCATCCTGGTGGTCGAGTGGGACCGCGGCACGAGCGTGACCACCGACGCCGCGGAATCGCTGGTCGCCGCAGCGGCCGCCCTGAATCCCCTCCGGCGTCCGCCGATGCTCGCGCTCAACAACGACATGGTGTCCCTCACGCGCGAAGCGCTCGACGTGTTCGCGGAGCGGCTGGGCGTCTGCGCGCTCGCGATCGTCGGAGCGGAGGGAGACCGGACGATCGCCAGGTACTACAAGCAGCTCCACGCGCCGCCCTATCCCACGAGGTTCTTCGCCTCGACGGCCGCAGCCCTCCGCTGGCTGGCCCGGATGGACACCTCCTCAGGAGGAACCGCCTGA
- a CDS encoding dihydrolipoyl dehydrogenase family protein: MDYTFDVLVIGGGPAGMAAATRAAELGARTAVVERSALGGTCVNSGCVPTRVLAKTARLFREVRTAYDYGIVVDAPSVDWEKTVQRVHATVARVLAAKGYGPTMERLGIELIEGDAELTGEHTVVVGDREVTAASIILCIGGSGRRLPIEGAELAVLPHEVLGLESLPGTVAIIGGGHTGAQMTTIFDALGSEVLLLDLAPRILMTEDDDVAAAVTAAFTGKGVQVETGIGGVDGIRADGGGLSLTWQQDGAPRSRSVDAVIMAAGWPANLPGLGLDAAGVATSRSFIPVDEYLRSNVPHIFVAGDANGSSMLVQAAVFEGETAAENAVLGATRTTPHHLLPEGGFTDPDYAGVGLTEARARERDAECHAVTVPYAAVERPIIDDREQGFLKLVVDRRRELILGAHAVGENAVEVITAVASAMAAGTDLATLARVKFAYPTYSAVIGHAARAALRS, translated from the coding sequence ATGGACTACACGTTCGACGTCCTCGTGATCGGCGGCGGACCCGCCGGCATGGCGGCGGCCACACGCGCCGCCGAACTCGGGGCGCGCACAGCCGTCGTGGAACGCTCGGCCCTGGGCGGCACCTGCGTGAACTCGGGCTGCGTGCCCACCCGTGTGCTCGCCAAGACGGCGCGCCTGTTCCGCGAGGTCCGGACGGCGTACGACTACGGGATCGTGGTGGACGCGCCGTCCGTCGACTGGGAGAAGACCGTGCAGCGCGTCCACGCGACCGTGGCCCGCGTGCTCGCCGCGAAGGGGTACGGGCCCACCATGGAGCGCCTCGGCATCGAGCTGATCGAGGGCGACGCCGAGCTGACGGGTGAGCACACGGTCGTCGTGGGCGATCGCGAGGTGACCGCCGCCTCGATCATCCTGTGCATCGGCGGGAGCGGCCGGCGCCTGCCCATCGAGGGTGCCGAGCTCGCAGTGCTGCCGCACGAGGTGCTGGGCCTCGAGAGTCTCCCGGGCACGGTGGCGATCATCGGCGGCGGACACACCGGAGCCCAGATGACCACCATCTTCGACGCTCTGGGTTCCGAGGTCCTCCTGCTGGACCTGGCGCCGCGCATCCTCATGACGGAGGACGACGACGTCGCGGCCGCGGTCACGGCCGCCTTCACCGGCAAGGGCGTGCAGGTGGAGACGGGCATCGGCGGGGTGGACGGCATCCGCGCGGACGGCGGAGGGCTGAGCCTCACCTGGCAGCAGGACGGCGCCCCGCGCTCCCGGTCCGTGGACGCGGTCATCATGGCGGCGGGCTGGCCCGCGAACCTGCCGGGGCTGGGTCTCGACGCGGCCGGCGTCGCGACCTCCCGCTCCTTCATCCCCGTGGACGAGTACCTGCGGTCCAACGTGCCGCACATCTTCGTGGCGGGCGATGCCAACGGCAGCAGCATGCTCGTGCAGGCGGCCGTCTTCGAGGGCGAGACAGCGGCCGAGAACGCCGTGCTGGGTGCCACGCGCACCACCCCGCACCACCTCCTGCCCGAGGGCGGCTTCACCGACCCCGACTACGCGGGCGTGGGGCTCACCGAGGCCAGGGCCAGGGAGCGCGACGCCGAATGCCATGCCGTCACCGTGCCCTATGCCGCCGTCGAACGCCCCATCATCGACGACCGCGAGCAGGGGTTCCTCAAGCTCGTGGTCGACCGGCGGCGGGAGCTGATCCTCGGGGCACACGCGGTCGGGGAGAACGCCGTGGAGGTCATCACGGCGGTGGCATCCGCGATGGCGGCCGGCACGGACCTCGCGACGCTCGCCCGGGTGAAGTTCGCCTACCCCACGTACAGCGCCGTCATCGGGCACGCGGCACGGGCGGCCCTGCGCAGCTAA
- a CDS encoding DUF6480 family protein: protein MSERPDPSNAGNPDPMENNITGLEPGGGVPPGETPPAEASTTWQQGHADEETPSKGLQGVWLGVIGLVVLLVLVFIIGNIVGIFQMF from the coding sequence ATGAGTGAACGCCCGGACCCCTCGAACGCGGGGAACCCCGATCCCATGGAGAACAACATCACGGGACTGGAGCCCGGCGGCGGTGTCCCGCCCGGAGAGACGCCTCCCGCGGAGGCCAGCACCACCTGGCAGCAGGGGCACGCCGACGAGGAGACTCCCTCGAAGGGACTGCAGGGGGTCTGGCTCGGCGTCATCGGGCTCGTGGTGCTGCTGGTCCTGGTCTTCATCATCGGGAACATCGTCGGCATCTTCCAGATGTTCTAG
- a CDS encoding PRC-barrel domain-containing protein, which produces MAQSEINKLQAATAWDSNGKKLGDVNDVHLEKESGIPAWITVSLGLLNSRKHYVPLANSRFEGDDLHLAWPKSTISDAPGAASSIELSPEEESALIDYYRLRDGADAS; this is translated from the coding sequence ATGGCCCAGTCGGAAATCAACAAACTCCAGGCGGCAACCGCCTGGGACAGCAACGGCAAGAAGCTCGGCGACGTGAACGACGTGCACCTCGAGAAGGAATCCGGCATCCCTGCCTGGATCACCGTGTCCCTCGGGCTGCTCAATTCGCGCAAGCACTACGTGCCCCTCGCCAACTCCCGCTTCGAGGGTGACGACCTCCACCTCGCCTGGCCGAAGAGCACGATCTCCGACGCACCGGGTGCGGCCAGCAGCATCGAGCTCTCGCCGGAGGAGGAGTCGGCCCTGATCGACTACTACAGGCTCCGCGACGGCGCCGACGCCTCCTAG